From the genome of Dioscorea cayenensis subsp. rotundata cultivar TDr96_F1 unplaced genomic scaffold, TDr96_F1_v2_PseudoChromosome.rev07_lg8_w22 25.fasta BLBR01001137.1, whole genome shotgun sequence:
GATGCACACACATCCCAAATTAACCAAAGAAATTGTTCAAGTATAGaaactttaaaaagaaaaaaggaaaaaactgCGGCTTTTAAAATGCCCATTCAATTGATTAATGAAGCTTTTGAGATTGAAGCTAAGCAGTGGAAATTAGTTTGAGATTTGAGTAGCACATACCTCAATAAGTATCGGTTTTTGAGGCACTGTAAAGTGGTGGTGGTATCTGATGTTGCATCATAAGTTTGGAGTAGAAATTGTCAATCATCTGTGACTGTGGCTCTTGGTAACTTGTTTTACAGCTGGTAGTATCAAAAACTGAAACATTTGAGTATCCCTAAGAACGTGCGATTTAGGGAGTTGTTCATCATATCGCTAATGGCGCTCAAGGAACTCAatggttttaattaatattcttTGAAGGTTGTCTTCTAAATGTTATTATTTAGAAATCTTGTAAGGCTCTGGTTGGTGGTTTTGTCATTATGAGACATGCAGTTAAATGCttctttagaaattattttggATCATTCGAGTTCTTTGACTTATGGCTGAAGCATCAATTCTTTTATTGAAAGCCATCCATTAGAAAGGAAGCATGAACATTTAGAGGTTTGTTTTAACTCATATTTGTTGGCTTAATTGGGAAATCATGCCTCTGCTATATAATGCTGGTGGATATTTGATTTTCTAGGACTCTCTACTGCAATTTTTGGCGTAGCTACTTGTATTCGTGTACACTCTCATCCTATTTTAGCGGTATTTGTGGTTGCCAATTGTGCAAATGCAATTTTACACCATTGTCTCAATGTCTAGTTCCACAATTACTAGCATGTTTTATTCTCTACCTTGATTATCATGCCATTTAGCCAATCATAATATTTTCATCAAGAACTGGAATTATTATGCTGCAGCAAAATTGTGGCAATTTgtttataaacaatttttttgagTTGTCAATATATTTGGTTCATTTGTAAAAATTCCTGTTTCCAGTGAATTCATCCCTATTGTATTTATTAGTTCTTTTTGGTCACAGATGACCCTTTTAAGTTGCTAGAACATAACTAAATTAGCATTATTTGTTCTCTGCTTCATTTagttttgttaaatttaataTCCGGAACACAATGGAATGAAGTCATAAAGGGATCCTTCCGTTTTTAATgcaaatttagtattttgttatgttaCTATATACCACCCAACAATATTCTTGTCCGTGCATATCATGGTATGATTATTTCAACTGCAACACAATCTTTTGGGAGTTCATTATCATAATAAGTCCATTATAAGTTACTATTATACCTGAACTGTTTAACTTGGCAATTTTCAGGGGCAAAAATCTCTTGCATTGGATACAGCCATTGGCATGTGGCAATTACTGTTTGCTGAAAAAAACTGGTCCTTGGTTGACCAATGGTGCCAGTTCCTACAGGTAATTGAGCAATTCCTCATTTGTCACTGGGCAAAAATCAAAAAGTTCATTTTCttggttgaaattattttaGCGCTGTATGGTGCAGTGAAAGGATGATAAAATGGGTGTTTGCCCATAAGATGTGCTTTTCAACAATTTCTCTGTTTTTATACatccttcttttcctttctaGAATATCACCTAATATCTATCCTTCCTTTACCCAACATCTAGGTAAAGCATAACAAAGCGATTTCAAGGGACACATGGTCTCAGCTGCTGGAGTTTGCCAAGGTATACTTATTGTAGTCATGCCTGTTTATTTCAGAATGATTCCTTCTTTTGCTTTCGCCCTTGTAGGATTCTTATAGGCAGTGAGCGTAGTTGTTGTTATCTGTAATTGCATATTTCCCATGGCACAAACTTGCATATTTTGCAGTCTGCTTATTTAACTGTGCTTCGAGACCAAATAAATGTTTCCTGAGTCTATGCATTTTCTGTAACATGTGTTGCCCTTTCGTGTTTGGTTGACTCTACACCCTTAATGCTGTGCGTGATgccaatttaaattttgttagtaTGCTGGGCTGGCCTGCATTGACCTAATGCCTAATCCGGAAATAGAGATATGaacctttatttttaatttgtggaGTGAACATGATCTGAAAACTTTTAAAAGCATTCGTATATCAAGGCCAATACCTGAATTTGACATTGGAACTGCACATAAAAAGCATTGGACTTGGGCCTAGCCTGCACAAAATGCTTGACAtgtaatccaaaataaaatttatattaggtGTTTTTACATGAGAAATTATATCTTGTTCTGAAAATATATTGTGTGGAAAATCGTATTAGGGTTCGATTTTACATGAGAAATTATTTCTTGTTCTGAAAATATATAGTGTGGAAAATCGTATTAGGGTTCGATTTTAAGAGCCAATTTTGTTTATTCTGTGTCTAtcttatttaaacaaataaggTCCTAACTCATGCTTAAGATCTTAATCTTCTTGTTGATATGAAGTATGAACTAAGGTCTTGTGAGTTGGATTTAGTTTTGACTTATGATCAATTTAGGTCTTTTTTTGCTGTAACACTGCTTGCGCCAAAGTGGGGAATTTAGATTGAATCACATTAAAACAAAAGCTACTTACATTTACATGAACTCCGCTTACATGCACTCTCAGCTAACCAAAGGGCTCTATAAAGTTTGTCATTGTTTGTCCTTTGCACTGATAGCAGTCAGCTTTCAGCTTTCACATTTTTGTGTTATTGTCCAGAGTAATATCATTTACCATTGCCTTTCCTGGCTAATGACATCCATATATTTTCCAAAGAAGTTAGTATAACTTGGTGAACTATTGTTGAGCTTAGCAGCCTTAGCTATGTTTATTTGGTTGGGGATTACCTCGGGTTACCTAAATCTCAAACCAAATGCCTCAGTGTTACCCTACCAACATTCTTTTTGAaaacttgattatttttaaataaacatatttagtaattaattttgattcttttttatattaataaactcATGTCagtaaaactaaaattttaatttaaaaatatttagggAAATTATGGAAAAAACCTTGATGCATTTGGTTTGTTCACCAAAGGCGTTTCTAGTTTCTTTTGTTCCAATTGACCTATGgagtttattatttaatttcagCTTAaccttttattgtttctttaatcAATTGATTGTCATTTGTTAGATGTGGATTGGGATTCAGGGGCAAGATCAacacttttgaaaaatattccTACATGGCATCCTTGCAAATTTTTGCATAGAGGCGTAATTGAAACTTACAAAGAAGTATAGGGCTTGCACAAAACCATATCATTTTTAAGGTTTGATAAGctaaaatttcaaaactatGTGGTTTGAAGGGGAAATTTTCTCAAAGCATACCAGATAGTATTTCAGAATTTTCagaataaatgaaattataCAGATTGCTATTATAGTAgtataattagaaaattaaatttcatgaaTATGGCCATCACTGCTCACGTAGTATGCTAATAgagttataaaaatatgatcacAAAATCAATTATGTTAAACCTTAATTACAATATGCAAGTCACACTCACTATAAACATACTAAATTTGTcatgatgtttttgtttgtaatactaaccatatcatttatcaagaaaaattgtaattgtaatttgtaTGTTCTagtgaaatttcattttaaaccTAAAAGTTTTGCAATCATAACCATTTGAACCCTATATTTTTTACGTAAGTTTCGATTATACCATTGTACATAAAACTTTTTGCCCCAACAATGTGGGATGCGAGGtgggaaatttttttcaaaagtgaTAATTTTTCTGTTTGGCCCCAATTATATTGGATGCCACGTGGCGGTTCACATCGAAATAATAAACTTCATTATTTAATTGGAACAAATAAGTGTAGACGGGCTTCTGGTCAACTTCATGGGggttttggtaatttttctaaatattcaTCTTGATTGGCATTAATAATTAAGTTTGGtccatttcataaaaatttttctttccaaaacaatttcaaacttCAGGAAAAACTTCCATACGAAGTTGATCAATCATTAGACTTAATTAATACCGAtcaaaattaagattttaaGATTTAATATGTACTTGTTACTTAATGATTATTgtgtattaatattaatattttggtGAAATTCaattattacatatatttattaaaattattaaattttgtttataaaaaaattggtgaCGGTAACATTGATAGTTTGGTTGAAGACTTGGAGTCTTGCAGTACATTTGTGACCTCACAACTAAACATTTATAGATTTGCACTTGTTAAACAGTAATGGAGCTGGGTTGGATTcctctattaatttttttttgcttagcAATTGAGATGGAAGAGTAATGATACTCTTCAGTATCTAAATGACtgaaaccatttttttttcttgagatcACCAACATCGTCATGTGATAACTTGAATGGTTACTTGCAATAAATATGTGCTGATTGGCCAAGCAATCTTACTGGCTTCAAGCTCCAATCCTGAGAATCTTGTGCTTATCCTTGAATTGAAGTTTTATATGTTTAGCCTTCAATTGAGCATCATCTAAAAGTGATTGTAGACCATCATTAGCATTTCAAAATGTAGAGTATTATGCAAACTGTGGTAGTATTTGCGCATGCCAATCTTCTTGTCgagaatagtttttttttttattccaaactGTGGCAGTATTGCGCAAACTCTTAATATTTGTGCTTTGCAAAGATTTGTAACTGCATGCTAATTCTTTTACTGTATATTGTAGACGATTGATCCTTCATTGTCTAACTATGACGCCGAAGGTGCTTGGCCCTACCTGATTGATGAATTTGTGGAGTACTTGGCTGAGAATGGAATTGTGCAGCATCGGAGCTGAAGGTACAGAGAGGCTGTTTCGTCACCCAATTgcttataatatcatttatcaTGTTCTGTCCTCAATCCATTTCAAAGTTATGTGAAGATCAAAATCCCTTGTCACCTGAATTTGACTGTGatcagaagaaaaaggaaatgcAGCACTGAACTGCTGTTTTCATTCTACTTCAAATGCAAATGTTATTGTATTGCACAACTAGTTGTAATTTATATGTGACAGAGACAATATTCTTGGGAAATTTTCTTAGCTTTGTCCTGGCCAAAAATACATCCTTGTTTGGTAATCATACATCTTATTCAGTTTTCGTATCGAAATTTATTGGTGTTTCTTTTATAAAAGCCATATGCAGGTAAAGCATATACTTGAACCAAATTTTCGTAAATAGTTTTTGTATCTATATCCTATAAGCAATggcatatttttattgttttcattttgtcgACTGGATGTTTTTGTTGCGGGGATTGTGTTTTCGATGTTTTTGCCAagatgtttgattaaaaaccggaTGGAAGGAAAGTCTGTCTTGCTATTTATGATGTTCTGTCACTGTTGTGTGTGTTGTTTGAAGTTCTAGATTAATGATCTTTCACATGTTGGCTgcatttatgtaatttttctgTTGGATTTATTTAGGAAAAACTTTTAATAATGTGCttggtggatttttttttttttcatgaattatatagattgaaaaattataatatatcaaaTAGTAAGGGGTTTGTGTCATCTGTTATTCTCTTTCAGAATGGTAGTTATATTGTCAGGTGCTGCTGTCAATCAATATTTAGGGTTTGCAGGAGTTGATTAAGATGGTGATCACAACTTTGTATAGAATGATAAGGGTCAGTCTCTTTGTAAATTGGCCTTAATAATATATGAGGGGCGCTCATTCGGTGatagtaatatttttgttgttaagtGGTTTTTGAAGTGATGTTTTTTTTGTCAGAAAGTGAGTTTTAAAGTAGATTACTGAAGTTGGGAAAGTGagtcattttttgttttttaaagtttttttttttaactcacgTGAATATCAGAAGTAATAtcacttttctcatttttaacgATGTGGAATTTCTTCTAGCTGTTCATTTCAGACCACTTCCTCCCTTGTCATGACTCATGAAGTAGGAGTGTTGAGATTTTTTACCCTTCTAATCAAAGTGATTAATTAATGTTGCAACCCcacattaaatatattaaaaaaaacattgcataTTCCACTTGTGCATAACATGGTGGGGATAACCTTTCTATTTTAGgacttctttattattttattattttaaagtcAATAATAATTGGAGGATAATTTgggtgtttttaaattattttttttaatttttgcttttcatGAAGCAAGATAGTTTGGATATTTACAAAAGGTATAATTCAtagattaataaaaacaatttatctttaaattaaAGAGAGATTGATGGAAGATgttatttttcctttgttttttaccATGAAAGTAAATAATGTGAGGAGTTCCTATTAAATTGGAATAAAATAGGCtttaaatcacaataaaaacatggattctACAATTTGCATACAAACTCTTCTGCCATACACATATCATATCActagatattaaaatttattagcaTTGATTTCCTTAGATTTGCTTTTTGCTCTTGTTTTACACATACTTGCTATGTGatatatactttaattttattatggaGTTTTCTCTCAACAAATAAGCATAACTACTTATCATGCTCCTCTCTGTGAAGTGGCCATGTTGAATTTCCATTCACATTAGTagcaacaaataaaattaaattaaatttacaagataatataagataaaaacTAACAAGTTATTAATACACATGATTACATACCAAAAGCCTTAccgatttctttgatttatttaaaaaaaaaaaaacaaaaatttccattatgattaaaatttgcacaagttaaaaaataaaaaaaaataaaaaaaaattctcaaaactTCATCAACTCCCTCTTTGAAACACTGTTGATATTTAACAGTGTGAACCAAATACAAGTTGAGTACTTCAATTACCCGGCTTCTATATAAGAATCCAAGTCTTTTTCTCTATAACTTAAGTTGTGATTGTGTCGGTAAAGAATAGTTTATCAGAATCCGATGAACTCGAGACGGCGCCGCCTAACCTTCTCAAAGAAGCATAACTACATTTCTCTTGACCTTCATCACTTATTATTTGTTGATATCGACATTCTTTGCTACAAAATGCCTTCTCACCTCTacatcccaaaaaaataaaaaattaaaaataatgaagacaataaaattttttaaataaactgaTAATTGAACacatgatggaagaaaaaaaacacaaaggtGGTTATTATTACCTATACATATAGATGTCTTTGCCTTCCAATCTTTTGCTACACAAGTAGCATGTGTCGAGGAAATCTAATGCCGGAAAATTCGGAGTTTCTTCGGCTTCATCGAAGCTTTTTATAGAGTGATTGCAAATTGATTCGATGTTGATTGTTGTGTGCTCGAGTCCCATTTTTTCGAGGGAAGTCACAATGGCTAGTCCAACAACTTCAGAGTCGcgatttttccaaattttgggAGATAATGGATCGCGCTCTAATGGACTTTTTGGACTTAAAACTTTTGTTTCGAGAAGCATCGTCGGAGGATCGCCGGAGATTGAATcgatgaggaggaggaagatggTTTTGGAGGTTAGAGTAATGGTGTATGTTGCCATCTTTTAAAgagatttattattgtttttattttttttattttattattttattattttttgtttttattccttagTCTGTGGGAGAGAATTATTGGATGATGATTGGTTGCTGAAAACCATGTGTCTCTCCCATAGAgagtaaaacataataataagaaaaacatgcaGAAAAGAAAAGGGTGGCACTTTCAGTGATTgtcttgtatatatattgaacaaGTTTATATGCAAATCCTTATCTCATTTTTAAGGGGTTTGaatgagtttttttctttttttcttttttatatatatatatatatatatatataatatggacTAAGAGAcatgtatttaatatttttatgtattgaaGTTACTAAACTCCTcttatattcaaatttattgtttgtttacctttcttaaaaaataaaataaaatattagttattaaatttttttattaagggagaaaaataataaaatcatttaattaatttagaaattaGATGTGTACTCAAAatactaaataattaaaattttattattacttttgaattaataattaatgaaacatTATATTTTAGAGATATTACATATTATATTGTGCtaaaattcaaataacaattttcattaatatgataaatatttcaatttacttgaattttaacatcatataaaattttaattagatttcacaaaaagttttgaatttgaCATTTGAATACTTAAAATTTGAATCAATGATTCCAGCAGATTTTAAATCTACGAACGACCATTGATGACTCAGgctatattttcaatatttgatttctaaattaatggttattattaatttataaatgttATGTGTGACGTGGAAATTCGTGATCCGTTTACTGGatattttattccatggtttttacATGGTTTGCACTTTGTATGAGACTCACACTGATTAGTACTACTAAAGAGCATGTCCGGAAAACGACAAAGATACCACGTCTTATGATTGAAATACTTTATCCCCACAGGTGACACGTGGCGTCATCTGGTTGCTATTTAGGAACGCGTGTCATTTGGGTGACGTGGATGGTTGTCATTGGTCAAGACCGTAAGTTGGAAATCAATCCCTCGATTCTGAAAACAATGGGCAATGGAAACTCTTTTGACAAAACTGCCCTTGTTGAACTGTGTACTCACTACCTAATTTCATTCATAATTATCCatggtttttttcatttttttatattattaccttttaaaaaaattataaaaaatatatatttataatattactaTCATTATCTTTAGGACAatgtaaagaaaataaaaatcaaatcaaagaattctcatcataataatattaagatATCTATGTGATTTGTTGGTTGTTTGAAAGTTTTGCTCATgatcataataatatattttctttttcttctatatttttttgaaaaatttaaaatttatatttaaaatcataTGGAAAGGTTTTGGTTAGAAATAAActaaatgaaataatttaaataaaaaaatgtaattaaaaaaaataatttactccattttttattagaaattattGAGATATACTTGATTTGATGTATTAAGAAATTCtttattaatatcaaaatattttagacagcaaaaaaaaaaaatatctttactATATATGAGAGTTCAGAAGTCTCCCCATCACCACCCAAGGTAGGTCCGACTCAGTTGCCAAACTCCTGAGAAGCTCCCACCCTTCCCTTCGTTGATGTCGCTCCCGGCCTTCCATAAAAATCTGTCCATCTCCATGGACTCTCCCCATCAGTCGAGATTGCCACATCAATATGAAAATTCGAGAAACTCTCAACAAAGATAATTTAGATGGAGTGTTCCAAAATAATGCTAGACCACACCGTTGCCCCACCGCCCCTACACAAAACGAGTTATCAAAAGAAATTTGGGTTCGAACATAGTTGACCCTATCCTGCCTGCACTTGGTCtctattacaaaaaaaaattgggccTGTGAATAAGGACTGAGTCCTTTAAGACCTGAACTGTACGTGGGTTGCTCAATCAACCACAATTCCAACttaaattttcataatgtctgGCAGGCTTGGCCAGCAGAATCCGCCACTTGATAAGTGTGTGACTGCTCACAGTCTGTCCCCAACATAGCACATCCCTCATGACTCTCCATTTGACTATGAACAAGACTGggattattaaatttattgggCTCAATCAGCAAAGTCTGGCCCAACTCCTCAAGCATAACGGTCTGTCCCTCCTCCCCTTTATGATAATCGTTGGAGAGCACTACTCTTCTCTTTTTGGGTTCAGTAATGATTACTCCCTTATCAGGGCCCCCCATTGATTGGACATCCTCCATTCTACATTCCTGTTCCGTCAGAATGACACGGCTCTTAGGTGGAAGTTGGTGACTGCTATCATGCTAATGCCCATCACCTCTTAAATTACCACTACTGTTGCCCATATGAAAATTCCCTTTTTGTCCATATTGCATATCGCCCCTCTCACTATGTTCAATGGACCAACTCCGGCTCCTCCATCCATCGGTGCCGCCCTCGTTGTCATTACTTTCCTTCACCAACCATTTCGAGCATGAACCATTTGATTGCTCTTTGTTGCCCGCAGCCATGAACTATATATGAGAGTTCAAAAGAAAGAACGAAAAtaataatctattaattaaattcaattattataatattttataaatctaACATAATATAAGCCACGAATGACCTCTTAATCTATTGG
Proteins encoded in this window:
- the LOC120255693 gene encoding FCS-Like Zinc finger 17-like, which encodes MATYTITLTSKTIFLLLIDSISGDPPTMLLETKVLSPKSPLERDPLSPKIWKNRDSEVVGLAIVTSLEKMGLEHTTINIESICNHSIKSFDEAEETPNFPALDFLDTCYLCSKRLEGKDIYMYRGEKAFCSKECRYQQIISDEGQEKCSYASLRRLGGAVSSSSDSDKLFFTDTITT